A stretch of DNA from Telopea speciosissima isolate NSW1024214 ecotype Mountain lineage chromosome 5, Tspe_v1, whole genome shotgun sequence:
GCTTGAGACGCTGATCTTATTGGGGAACTTTCAGTTCGGTAACATTCCTGAATcaagtttagggttagggtttgagggtggagcagagagtgatggtgaagatggtgatgattcgGTTCAGGCAAAGTGGTTGAAGAGGAGTGATTGAGTGGCAAACGTTTTAACGAATCAATGGGGGCGctgggatggttgcaactcatcttccccaatcgattttggaggagatgagttgcaggttttgtttttttttttttggtttcttcttagaagggcaactccgtcagttcaagtttaatttttaacagtgttagtcatgaactaacggaatgggcTTATATGTTATCATTTGCAAACCTCatgggggtacgtagaattttccaaaactggggggtgaaaatatcctttcgtcaaacctcagggatggtatgtgtaaatttcccttaaatTTCTCATGAAAGCCCAAAAAGAATGGGAACCGAGGATGAACCACATTCTGGAAGTTGTAGAGCAAGATAATGCGTGCCACACATGAGTCGTTGGATTGGGATATTAGACAAAAGCTAACCCACAAAAAGCGTCACATACTTTGTTTTGCTTCCCACTACTCACTACTGGATCAACTGAAAAGCTCTGTTTCCATCTTGCTTTTCCCCTGCCCTAATCTGCATTTCCGGTAAGGGTTCGCAAGGTTCTTCTTCGTTCCTTTTTCCTTAGTGCGGTATCGTCAATTCTTCACAGGTGACTAGGTGAGTCTTCTCTCAGTTATGATTTAGTAGTTCTACTTTGATTCGAGTCGTAACGAATCGACTGGTAAGAAATATGGAGGCGGTGGAGGAGAAGATAGTTAAGAGACATTGTCCAAGACCGATGAGCCGTCATCGGCTGTTTCAGTCAGAAGATGTTTTGATTAACGTCCTTTCGAATCTACCCGTGAAGACCCTCTTGAGATTCAGGTGCGTATGTAAACGATGGCGTTATCTTATCTCTGATGATCCTTACTTCATTCGACTCCACTctcaaaaatccaaatccaaacaaCCTCTTTTCTTATTCTCACCAACTCCACCCGATCTAAGGAAAAAGGGTCCTCGCTCCATGTTCGTAAAATCCACTGACAGAAAAGGGAATCAAATAAGCAGTTTTGAGGTCAAGTTTAAGACTCATAACCCCAAGGAGGTACCTACTCGTTTCGATCTGGTTTGCATTAATGACGGTAAGTCTGTTCATGTTTGTAATCCCAGTACACATGAATTCATAACATTGCCAAAATCTCCTTGTACCCATTTATTCCACTTCTGTGGGTTTAGGATATGTTCAGTCCACTGACAAGTATAAAGTAGTTCGTTTGATTAGCCCTGATTATGAGCTTGTAGAAGATGGAGTCAGTGTCGATGTTGATTCATTCAAGACGAAATGTCAAGTCTTTACCTTGGGAACAGAAAGAAAGGGCTCTAgttcttgctcttcttcttcttcttgggctTGGAGAGAGGTGGTGGATTCTCCATACCATGTTGGCTGTTCAAGTCCTCCAGCATTTGTTAATGGAGCCATCCACTGGTTGGTTTACTATGATTATGATATCGACGATGATGTCTACGATGGGGATATGATTGACCCTGATAATACGATTGTTGCTTTTGACCTCGAGAGCGAAAAATTCAGATTAGTCCCACATCCTGAAGGTTGTCCTGATATTAGTTCTTTACAACATTTTGAGCAACCCCAATTGGTGGAGTTGAGAGGGTTGCTATGCCTTTCATGTGTTCAAGGTTCCAAAATGGACATATGGATATTAAAAGACTACAACTACGAGAGTGGTAATGATCATATCCGTGGTACTTGGGTGAAAGAATACAGTATTGATCTTAATGTCTTGCACCCTAGCTACCAAATGTGGGATAGCCCTTTTCACTACTTTGCACCTATAGACATAGAGGACACAAAGGTGCTAATTGAGTCACATATGAGAGGTGTAGGCTATTACCATCTCCAAAGCAAAAAGTTCAAGGGATTTATGCATAGTAGCAGACAAATGCCATATCTAAAGTTCAGTTTCTATGTGGAGAGTTTGCGCCCACTAAAACGAACAATTAGCACAGGTACGTGCTATgcttttatagtttttttttccccctttaatTATGAAGGTTTTACACCAGATTTATatataattaagaaataaacTTTTTTACTGCATCTGATTTGATTGGATTTGTTGAATTACGCATTGCAATATTAGTCTCAAATTTCTCAATTCTTAATTATCCTGCTACATCCTTTGTAGAATTGGATTTCTTATGAGTAATATCTAAAAAATGTTAAATTCACCTTGTCCCAATCTATTGAAGGGAAGCTACAACTCTATTGTGCAGGGAACTCATTGAAGCAGCTGAAGCAAAGTCAAAAGTGACTGTAATTAACCCGTTAACAATTGTTGGATGGCTTGACTTGCCCTCTTGAGCAAAGTTTTTTGTGTTGACCTTTCATGTTCTCCGATGAGAAGGATGATTAGTTTGTCATCTTCATTCCTTGTGAATCTAGGTGGGCTGTAGTAGTCTATGGATGTTCCAAGAATGAGTACCCAACGTTCTCACAGGTCCATAGTCTCATACTCTATAAATGTTCTGGTGATTTCTGTTTTTCATGTATAATATATTTATGGGACTCGTTTTTCTTTTCATAGGGAGGTTGGATAAAGGTTTCATGTCTTATCTATCCTTTTTACTAGAGAAATGTTTCAGATTTCTTAGTTAGCAGTGATTTCCTAAGAATGCAAGCATGTGCTATCAACCCTTTCATTAGTCAATTTAATATGCATTAAGAGGCCTTTAAATCAATTCATAGGGTGTTTGTTTTGTGCTCAGTTCCAATCTAGATTTTGATGGCACATGCCCATACGTTCTTTTCAAACTGTTAGCCTTTTTGTTTAATAGATCATCTAATCAATCCAGTTGCATGGGAAGCTTCCCGTTGTTGTTCTTGTATGCCTGTTTTGACTTTTAacatatataatatttttttaaatagaaaaggcTCTTTGGATATTTAAATCATGTTTCAATTAGTATTATTATGCTGATCAAGAAAGTTGTTATATTTACACCAAAAATACAAGAAGTGGGTGCAAATTTTTTGGCAGAGGAGGAAAGGGTGGTGATTGATCTGTCAGCAAAATTTGGGAACAAATGGGTGAGGATCGCAATATATTTGCCTGGAAGAACAGATAATGATGTGAAGAACTTTCGGAGTACCAGGCAGAAGAGGCTGAGAAGGATTCGACAAACATCACCTTTACCCCAAAAATAACAGAGGAAGATAGAGAAAACTCCTCTTCCATCTGAAGCCCATATTTTGGAGGTATGATTGAAGAATCCATAATTTTCTCAGCCCACTCatgttttgattatttcttcATCTGGGTCTTTCTTATTATCTAAGATAGTCATATAATGCAGACGAATATTCTAAGAATGATAATGATAGTTATACAATTATTGCTTTTACTGCAAAGATGAACTAAACTTTTACATTGTTGTCCAGAGAATGGATACATATATTTACCCATAAAAGGACTTGTGCTACTGGTTCTTTATTTGACAttaataaaaattttgattgtgatCCTGATCTATATCTATTTTCTCTGCGATTTCTTCTAGCCACGACATATTGGTTCTCTTCCCAGTTTCAATATGTATTATTAACCAATTTGAAGCCTTGATGTATGGTTTTACTAATGATTTTAATGATGCGTTCTTCATCACTAGAAACATAATGTTGCATCTTGCTGGAAATAATTCTTTGCATTTAAGAAACCTATAGTTAACCATGGTGAGGTTCCTCTCCTGTCATTTGAAATTAATAGTGAAGCAAAAAAGAGGGAGGGAACTACAGGAGCCTGGCTATTCCCATAACTCACACTGTACCCACTGTacaccccccctccctccctccctccctccctccctcccttttGTTTCACTTGTACTTTGAAGTGACTGGAGAGGATCCAAGGCCTTGGTCAACTGGGTTCAGCTTTGTGGAATTAAGTTGGGTAAGATAAACTaagattataaaaaattaaccTGGCTACGCTAGAGTGAGAGTagtttttactaattttttaaTTGGGATAAATTTGACTTCTCATTTTTATACCCCAAAATCATTCAAATGTTAGTGAGGTGTAACTATTTTTAGATACCACCCTTGGCTTGGTGGTAAAGTCTTCGACTTCTAATAGTGGAGATataagatcaaattcttgtcttaagggtgtcaatatgTATTTCAGTTATTGGTTCGGCTGTTAATTGATTTTAGCCTCTTGTGATCAGGACCAGAATCAGAACCAACCAATTAAGTAACCGGTCCTATATTTGTAAGCCTGGATCAATTAATAATGGGCTGGTCAGTTCCCGTTCTTAAATGTTCCTTAATTTGTCGTAAGGTTGGATGaatataacaaataaaaaagggaaattgcatgtgtctgtctctctttctcctcaaaataagggggttAGAGTTGTCCTTTCATATGGGGACGGAAGTGATAGACTCAttactcatgggagtgctagtgtaAGCTACACTCTAGGAGAAAgctctttttccctaaaatcttTTAATTTCTCTATCTTAAAAATCTTTAAGAGACCAATTTTCTATTGATCTAGTTTTCAACAATTATCATAGCCCTAGATAAAGGACACAACTACCCCAATAAGATtgaattttaaatattaaaa
This window harbors:
- the LOC122661943 gene encoding F-box protein At3g07870-like — encoded protein: MIDPDNTIVAFDLESEKFRLVPHPEGCPDISSLQHFEQPQLVELRGLLCLSCVQGSKMDIWILKDYNYESGNDHIRGTWVKEYSIDLNVLHPSYQMWDSPFHYFAPIDIEDTKVLIESHMRGVGYYHLQSKKFKGFMHSSRQMPYLKFSFYVESLRPLKRTISTGETLKQLKQKQK